One Spinacia oleracea cultivar Varoflay chromosome 4, BTI_SOV_V1, whole genome shotgun sequence DNA segment encodes these proteins:
- the LOC130471723 gene encoding uncharacterized protein: MIPRGQMLEAKDTEHPSICKVEIKSATGHFTESYSAVPEKIKIAFKQCHIQLSEYGKEARASLSQLHTNGGTSFANTRADYEDEHGEDMSLIELWLACYKKKDGTFVDGTFTEDFLDDVKAKAETLKLLYPPGSKSIKEIENEAFEATLYNGEIPEKPQGYGFGVRKGDIYGVRGALRKAGFGKGKRKVIEVDSINVEVSSLKQENKELHKKNEEIKDKCDENAKLIRTMTSLFSQVLESIRIGDASTQLIDAAQTALRMANPPVKDAFEDDDGGRKESKG; the protein is encoded by the exons ATGATACCTAGAGGCCAGATGCTTGAGGCCAAAGATACAGAGCACCCTTCCATTTGCAAAGTTGAAATCAAATCGGCAACAGGACATTTCACTGAAAGCTACTCTGCTGTCCCTGAAAAAATAAAGATAGCTTTTAAACAATGTCATATT CAATTGTCTGAGTATGGAAAAGAGGCACGAGCATCTCTGAGTCAATTGCACACTAATGGTGGTACAAGCTTTGCGAATACACGTGCTGATTAT GAAGATGAACATGGAGAAGATATGAGCCTAATAGAACTTTGGCTAGCTTGTTATAAGAAGAAGGATGGAACCTTTGTCGATGGCACATTCACCGAAGACTTTTTG GATGATGTTAAGGCAAAGGCTGAAACTTTAAAGCTTCTTTATCCTCCTGGCTCCAAGTCAATTAAGGAGATCGAGAATGAGGCTTTCGAGGCTACGCTATATAATGGAGAAATTCCTGAAAAACCACAAGGTTATGGATTTGGTGTTCGTAAAGGTGACATTTATGGGGTGCGTGGTGCACTCAGAAAAGCAGGGTTTGGTAAAGGAAAAAGGAAGGTAATAGAAGTGGATAGCATCAATGTCGAGGTATCAAGCttgaagcaagagaataaggaACTTCATAAGAAAAATGAAGAGATAAAAGACAAGTGCGATGAGAATGCAAAGCTGATTAGGACAATGACATCGTTGTTTTCTCAAGTTTTAGAATCCATTCGCATTGGAGACGCTTCAACACAACTTATAGACGCTGCACAAACCGCCTTGCGTATGGCTAACCCTCCG gtcAAGGATGCAtttgaagatgatgatggtggaAGAAAAGAATCTAAGGGATGA
- the LOC130471724 gene encoding uncharacterized protein, with product MSYRSKRTRIAALNESRNASEVPPKKAQRAATSQLASQSAHPHKNQPTIPVPSPSLKNKRPASSQSVHPPKSQPTIPVPLPSLQNIRPVSSHTQRGPSSSTTTSNLIWKKPLTVPTTSEPKVASKGPSRYNPTLDKTFKSPNIPTENPTKVPQSRLSEPPKHPSTVSLTSQLPYELAKQSTYSKSVAFDASILEETLDTRTGSSPTTPEDEYADHISDGKATAKSKESCDGKEKEIFKGSRSRCHESLPEWLSTVEYDNKEQVLTIDAKGNQQLVSGSIQPMDVWNTNGSIKYVVHFNELYQPIRKGGHILVRFLGSIAKQEQYCPVSEKTWGQLDNYYKVEIIKLIRDNFVIPDDTKYEDLALQRVDRVWRQYKYEIKKKYFKPNEKTIEAIKKEVPPGVSKQDWVNLVNYWDSSKGKVSF from the exons ATGAGTTATCGTAGCAAACGAACTAGGATTGCAGCTCTAAATGAGTCTCGTAATGCATCTGAAGTTCCTCCAAAAAAGGCTCAAAGGGCAGCAACATCACAGTTAGCATCACAGTCAGCACATCCACACAAAAATCAGCCCACTATCCCAGTTCCCTCGCCCTCACTCAAAAACAAAAGGCCTGCATCATCACAGTCAGTCCATCCACCAAAAAGTCAGCCCACTATCCCAGTTCCCTTGCCCTCACTCCAAAACATAAGGCCGGTATCATCACA CACTCAACGTGGGCCTTCGTCTTCCACTACCACTAGCAACCTTATTTGGAAAAAGCCACTCACTGTACCAACAACTAGTGAACCTAAGGTTGCATCGAAAGGGCCATCAAGGTACAACCCTACTCTAGACAAGACTTTTAAGTCACCTAATATCCCAACTGAAAATCCCACAAAAGTCCCACAGTCTAGGCTGTCAGAACCACCCAAGCACCCTTCCACTGTTTCTCTAACTTCTCAGCTACCATATGAACTTGCTAAACAGTCCACATATTCAAAATCTGTTGCTTTTGATGCTAGTATATTAGAAGAAACACTTGATACTCGTACTGGGAGTTCACCAACAACACCCGAGGATGAATATGCAGACCATATAAGTGATGGAAAAGCAACAGCAAAATCCAAAGAATCATGTgatggaaaagaaaaagagatctTTAAAGGATCTAGGTCTCGATGTCATGAGTCGCTCCCTGAATGGCTAAGTACAGTTGAGTATGATAACAAGGAGCAGGTTTTGACCATAG ATGCTAAGGGTAATCAGCAACTAGTTAGCGGGTCTATTCAACCAATGGACGTCTGGAACACCAATGGAAGCATCAAATATGTTGTGCACTTCAATGAACTATACCAACCGATTAGGAAAGGTGGGCATATTTTAGTCAGATTCCTTGGAAGCATAGCAAAGCAAGAACAATACTGCCCAGTTTCAGAAAAGACTTGGGGTCAACTGGACAACTATTATAAAGTTGAAATCATCAAATTGATTAGA GACAACTTTGTGATTCCTGATGATACAAAGTATGAGGACCTAGCTCTCCAACGTGTTGATAGAGTGTGGAGGcaatataaatatgaaattaagaaAAAGTACTTCAAACCGAATGAGAAAACAATAGAAGCCATTAAAAAGGAAGTGCCACCTGGAGTTTCCAAGCAAGACTGGGTGAACTTGGTCAACTATTGGGATTCATCCAAAGGGAAAGTAAGTTTTTAA